The following proteins come from a genomic window of Meles meles chromosome 1, mMelMel3.1 paternal haplotype, whole genome shotgun sequence:
- the LAMTOR5 gene encoding ragulator complex protein LAMTOR5, with the protein MEATLEQHLEDTMKNPSIVGVLCTDSQGLNLGCRGTLSDEHAGVISVLAQQAAKLTSDPTDIPVVCLESDNGNIMIQKHDGITVAVHKMAS; encoded by the exons ATGGAGGCCACCTTGGAGCAGCACTTGGAGGACAC AATGAAGAATCCATCCATTGTTGGAGTCCTGTGCACAGATTCACAAGGACTTAATCTGGGCT GCCGTGGGACCCTGTCAGATGAGCATGCTGGGGTGATATCCGTTCTAGCCCAGCAAGCAGCTAAGCTGACCTCGGACCCCACTGATATCCCTGTGGTGTGTCTAGAATCAGATAATGG GAACATCATGATCCAGAAACACGACGGCATCACGGTGGCGGTGCACAAGATGGCCTCCTGA